Proteins from one Mycolicibacter virginiensis genomic window:
- a CDS encoding putative leader peptide: protein MLGSLYVVFARLELVLTKRRTVDLCRTAGCCCCRCR, encoded by the coding sequence ATGTTGGGTAGTCTGTACGTCGTGTTCGCCCGCCTCGAGCTTGTGCTCACCAAGCGCCGCACAGTCGACCTGTGCCGCACCGCGGGCTGCTGTTGTTGTCGTTGTCGCTGA
- a CDS encoding DUF4395 domain-containing protein, with the protein MRDIHTDTAQIQQVDVRGPRFTAWITTVVLVAVLLIAGSSPIGAAILLAAQAVVFAIGATAGPRRHPYGLLFARLVAPRLGPVTEREPVAPLRFAQLVGLVFAVIGIAGFAFAPAVGLVATAFALAAAFLNAAFGICLGCQLYPLVVRLRPDTA; encoded by the coding sequence ATGCGGGACATCCACACCGACACCGCCCAAATCCAACAGGTAGACGTCCGGGGTCCCCGGTTCACCGCCTGGATCACCACCGTCGTACTGGTGGCCGTCCTGCTCATCGCCGGGTCCAGCCCGATCGGCGCGGCCATTCTGCTGGCCGCCCAAGCCGTCGTCTTCGCGATCGGCGCGACCGCGGGCCCTCGCCGGCACCCCTACGGATTGCTGTTCGCCCGGCTGGTGGCACCGCGACTGGGGCCGGTCACCGAGCGTGAGCCGGTGGCGCCGCTGCGCTTCGCCCAGCTCGTCGGCCTGGTGTTCGCCGTGATCGGGATCGCCGGGTTCGCGTTCGCCCCGGCAGTCGGCCTGGTCGCGACGGCCTTTGCCCTGGCGGCGGCCTTCCTCAACGCCGCCTTCGGCATCTGTCTGGGCTGCCAGCTCTACCCGCTCGTCGTACGCCTGCGACCGGATACGGCGTAG
- a CDS encoding sulfurtransferase has translation MARSDVLVSTDWAESNLDAPNTVFIEVDEDTSVYDINHIPGAIRLDWRKDLQDPVRRDVIDEAAFSKLLSERGVANDDTVILYGGNNNWFAAFAYWYFKLYGHESVKLLDGGRKKWELGGRPLSSEAVNRPATSYTAKPLDESLRARRDEVVAAINTKNLVDVRSPEEFSGKILAPAHLPQEQSQQRGHVPSAINVPWSRAANEDGTFKSDEELAKLYADAGLDGQKETIAYCRIGERSSHTWFVLRELLGHRNVKNYDGSWMEYGSLVGAPIELGS, from the coding sequence ATGGCACGCTCTGACGTCCTGGTCTCCACCGACTGGGCTGAGAGCAATCTCGACGCGCCCAACACGGTGTTCATCGAAGTCGACGAAGACACCAGCGTCTACGACATCAACCACATCCCGGGCGCCATCCGGCTGGACTGGCGCAAAGACCTACAGGATCCGGTACGCCGCGACGTCATCGACGAGGCCGCGTTCTCCAAGCTGCTCTCCGAGCGCGGCGTCGCCAACGACGACACCGTGATCCTCTACGGCGGCAACAACAACTGGTTCGCCGCCTTCGCCTACTGGTACTTCAAGCTGTACGGACACGAGTCCGTCAAGCTGCTCGACGGCGGCCGCAAGAAGTGGGAGCTCGGCGGTCGTCCGCTGTCGAGCGAAGCCGTCAATCGGCCCGCCACGTCCTACACCGCCAAGCCGTTGGACGAATCGCTGCGGGCCCGCCGCGACGAGGTGGTCGCGGCGATAAACACCAAGAACCTCGTCGATGTGCGCTCCCCCGAGGAGTTCTCCGGCAAGATCCTGGCTCCCGCCCACCTGCCTCAGGAGCAGAGCCAGCAGCGCGGCCACGTCCCGAGCGCGATCAACGTGCCGTGGAGCCGCGCCGCCAACGAGGACGGCACCTTCAAGTCCGACGAGGAGCTGGCCAAGCTGTACGCCGACGCCGGCCTGGATGGTCAGAAGGAGACCATCGCCTATTGCCGTATCGGTGAGCGTTCGTCACACACCTGGTTCGTGCTGCGTGAGCTGCTCGGACATCGCAACGTCAAGAACTACGACGGTAGTTGGATGGAATACGGCTCCCTGGTGGGCGCCCCGATCGAATTGGGAAGCTGA
- a CDS encoding DUF1416 domain-containing protein: MCSGPKQGLALPANVDLEKETVITGRVVDSSGASVGGAFVRLLDSSDEFTAEVVASATGDFRFFAAPGAWRVRALSSAGNGDAVVTPSGAGIHEVDIKVA; this comes from the coding sequence ATGTGCTCTGGACCCAAGCAAGGGCTCGCCCTGCCTGCCAACGTCGACCTGGAGAAGGAGACCGTGATCACTGGCCGCGTGGTGGACAGCTCCGGCGCGTCCGTCGGCGGTGCCTTCGTCCGACTGCTGGACTCCTCGGACGAGTTCACCGCTGAGGTCGTGGCCTCGGCCACCGGTGACTTCCGGTTCTTCGCCGCTCCAGGCGCCTGGAGGGTGCGTGCCCTGTCCTCGGCCGGTAACGGTGACGCCGTGGTGACGCCCTCCGGGGCGGGCATCCACGAGGTCGACATCAAAGTCGCCTGA
- a CDS encoding FABP family protein: MSASEGGTPDAGERQVDRGSGDRAVAAAAERAKQTAARNIPVFDDLPFTDTANLREGANLHDALLALLPLVGVWRGEGVGHGAQGDYRFGQQIVVSHDGGDYLNWEARSWRLSDDDESSQPALRETGFWRFVDDPDDPDESQAIELLLAHSTGYVELFYGRPHGPASWELVTDALARSKSGALIGGAKRLYGIVEDGDLAYVEERVNADGELVPHLSARLSRFIG, from the coding sequence GTGAGTGCCTCCGAGGGGGGTACGCCGGATGCCGGCGAGCGCCAGGTCGACCGGGGTTCCGGCGACCGCGCGGTAGCGGCGGCCGCTGAGCGTGCCAAGCAGACCGCGGCACGCAACATTCCGGTCTTCGACGACCTGCCGTTCACCGATACCGCCAACCTGCGCGAGGGTGCGAACCTGCACGACGCCCTGTTGGCGCTGCTGCCGTTGGTCGGGGTGTGGCGCGGTGAAGGCGTGGGCCACGGCGCGCAGGGTGACTACCGGTTCGGGCAGCAGATCGTGGTGTCCCACGACGGCGGCGACTACCTGAACTGGGAAGCGCGGTCCTGGCGGCTGTCCGACGACGACGAGTCCAGCCAACCGGCCCTCCGCGAAACCGGCTTCTGGCGGTTCGTGGACGATCCGGACGACCCCGACGAGTCGCAGGCCATCGAACTGCTGCTGGCGCACTCCACCGGCTATGTGGAGCTGTTCTACGGGCGCCCGCACGGCCCGGCCTCCTGGGAGCTGGTCACCGATGCGCTGGCCCGCAGCAAATCGGGTGCGCTGATCGGCGGGGCCAAGCGGCTGTACGGGATCGTCGAGGACGGCGACCTGGCCTATGTCGAGGAGCGGGTGAACGCCGACGGCGAGCTGGTGCCGCACCTGTCGGCGCGCTTGTCACGCTTCATCGGCTGA
- a CDS encoding aminodeoxychorismate lyase — protein sequence MAPEADVEDSVVTIVTVGGGLAAAGSPLLHADDLAALRGDGVFETLLVRDGAACLLDAHLARLARSAELMDLPAPNLDDWRRAVDEAVQQWAGTGEGALRMIYSRGRETGSAPTAYVMLTPLPERIAAARREGVAVITLDRGLSAQGLELPWLLAGAKTLSYAVNMAALRYAAKQGADDVIFISSDGYVLEGPRSTVVLVEPGRLITPPLSHPILRGTTQEALFDVARAAGYQCEYAPLRLSDLAAAQDLWLVSSITLAARVHTLDGRALQPRVSEQEFAGLVDTAIGH from the coding sequence ATGGCACCGGAGGCCGATGTGGAAGACAGCGTCGTGACGATCGTCACCGTGGGCGGTGGGCTTGCCGCAGCCGGCTCGCCGCTATTGCACGCCGACGATCTGGCGGCGCTGCGCGGCGACGGGGTTTTCGAGACGCTGCTGGTGCGCGACGGCGCCGCCTGCCTGCTCGATGCTCACCTGGCCCGGCTGGCGCGCTCCGCCGAGCTGATGGACCTGCCGGCGCCGAACCTGGACGACTGGCGTCGTGCCGTCGACGAGGCGGTGCAGCAGTGGGCCGGAACGGGCGAGGGCGCCCTGCGAATGATCTACAGCCGGGGCCGAGAAACCGGTTCGGCACCAACCGCATACGTCATGCTGACCCCGCTGCCGGAACGCATCGCAGCGGCCCGCCGAGAGGGCGTGGCGGTGATCACCTTGGACCGTGGTCTGTCGGCGCAGGGGCTGGAGCTGCCGTGGCTGCTGGCCGGCGCCAAGACGCTGTCTTATGCGGTGAACATGGCGGCGCTGCGGTACGCCGCGAAACAGGGCGCCGACGACGTCATCTTCATCAGCTCCGACGGTTACGTCTTGGAGGGGCCGCGCTCGACGGTGGTGCTGGTGGAGCCCGGACGGCTCATCACCCCGCCGCTGTCGCACCCGATCCTGCGCGGCACCACCCAGGAGGCACTGTTCGACGTGGCCCGCGCCGCGGGCTACCAATGCGAATACGCCCCGTTGCGACTGTCGGATCTCGCTGCGGCGCAAGATCTCTGGCTGGTGTCGAGCATCACCTTGGCCGCACGGGTGCACACCTTGGACGGCCGGGCGCTACAACCGCGGGTGTCCGAGCAGGAATTCGCCGGACTGGTCGACACCGCGATCGGTCACTGA
- a CDS encoding YgfZ/GcvT domain-containing protein — MSAVPAPDSGPDAGAVWHYGDPFGEQRSAETAAVLVDRSHRAVLALSGADRKTWLHSLCTQHVADLADGASTENLTLDAKGHIQNHWVQTELNERTYLDTEPWRGTPLIEHLRKMVFWADVAIEPADLGVLSLLGPDRDAPAVLDALGLAAPLGATAVSVGDSGGFVRRAPGHDALELLVPRAEKSEWQRRLTQAGVRPAGIWAYEAHRVAAGRPRLGVDTDERTIPHELNWIGGPGVAAVHLDKGCYSGQETVARVHNLGKPPRMLVLLHLDGSVDRPSTGDPVTSGGRSVGRLGTVVDHFELGPIALALLKRGLPADTPLLTGADSEVSAVIDPESMPPPDERGAGRLAVDRLRGRL; from the coding sequence GTGTCCGCCGTCCCCGCACCTGATTCCGGCCCCGACGCGGGCGCTGTCTGGCATTACGGCGACCCGTTCGGCGAACAGCGCAGCGCTGAAACCGCAGCCGTGTTGGTCGATCGGTCCCACCGGGCGGTGCTCGCGCTGAGCGGCGCGGACCGCAAGACGTGGCTGCACAGCCTGTGCACCCAGCACGTCGCCGATCTTGCCGACGGCGCCAGCACCGAGAACCTGACCTTGGACGCCAAGGGCCACATCCAGAACCACTGGGTCCAGACCGAGCTGAATGAGCGGACCTACCTCGACACCGAGCCATGGCGGGGCACGCCCCTGATCGAACACCTGCGCAAGATGGTGTTCTGGGCCGACGTCGCCATCGAGCCGGCGGACCTTGGGGTGCTGTCGCTGTTAGGCCCCGACCGGGATGCTCCGGCTGTCCTCGACGCGTTGGGGCTGGCCGCTCCGCTCGGGGCGACGGCGGTATCGGTCGGTGATTCCGGGGGTTTCGTTCGGCGGGCGCCGGGCCACGATGCGCTGGAACTGCTGGTGCCGCGCGCCGAGAAGAGCGAGTGGCAGCGGCGGCTGACCCAGGCCGGGGTGCGACCCGCCGGAATATGGGCCTACGAAGCCCACCGCGTGGCCGCCGGGCGCCCACGGTTGGGCGTGGACACCGACGAGCGCACCATCCCGCACGAACTGAACTGGATCGGCGGGCCGGGCGTCGCCGCGGTGCACCTGGACAAAGGGTGCTACAGCGGGCAGGAGACGGTAGCCAGGGTGCATAACCTGGGCAAACCGCCGCGGATGTTGGTGCTGTTGCACCTGGATGGATCGGTGGACCGGCCCTCGACAGGCGATCCGGTCACCTCAGGCGGGCGCTCGGTGGGCCGGCTGGGCACGGTGGTGGACCATTTCGAACTGGGTCCGATCGCGCTGGCGCTGCTCAAACGCGGACTCCCGGCCGATACTCCGCTGCTGACCGGCGCCGACTCGGAGGTCAGTGCGGTGATCGACCCGGAATCGATGCCGCCGCCGGACGAGCGCGGCGCGGGACGGCTCGCCGTCGACCGGCTGCGGGGCCGGCTTTGA
- a CDS encoding DUF3073 domain-containing protein, whose product MGRGRAKAKQTKVARELKYSSPSTDFSQLQRELAGSEVNDSDGDDSWNGDDDWRR is encoded by the coding sequence ATGGGCCGCGGCCGGGCTAAGGCGAAGCAGACCAAGGTTGCTCGAGAGCTGAAGTACAGCTCACCGTCGACCGATTTCTCCCAGCTCCAACGTGAGCTGGCTGGGTCTGAGGTCAACGACTCCGACGGTGACGACTCCTGGAATGGCGACGACGACTGGCGCCGTTGA